One genomic window of Microbacterium testaceum StLB037 includes the following:
- the dapF gene encoding diaminopimelate epimerase: protein MATHAFTKGHGTGNDFVVLADPDGELDLSDAQIAVLCDRHFGIGADGLLRVVRSAAIDEGAEAAASGAEWFMDYRNADGSKAEMCGNGTRVFARYLSDTGLASLDGGLRIGTRAGVKTLTRSERGYEVDLGAFAIEATDTLVRAKGLPVARPGVGIDVGNPHVVVAVASDAELEALDLTYQPVLDPAPRHGANVEFVVPADPLVQEGVGAIRLRVFERGVGETLSCGTGVAAAALAVRHWAGSAAPDVWTVDTPGGTLGVRVADGHVFLSGPASLVFTGEVTLA, encoded by the coding sequence ATGGCGACTCACGCGTTCACCAAGGGCCACGGCACGGGCAACGACTTCGTGGTGCTGGCCGATCCCGATGGAGAACTCGACCTCTCCGACGCGCAGATCGCCGTGCTGTGCGACCGGCACTTCGGCATCGGGGCGGACGGTCTGCTGCGCGTGGTCCGCTCCGCCGCCATCGACGAAGGCGCTGAGGCGGCGGCATCCGGTGCCGAGTGGTTCATGGATTACCGCAACGCCGATGGATCCAAGGCCGAGATGTGCGGGAACGGCACGCGCGTCTTCGCCCGCTACCTCAGCGACACGGGCCTCGCGAGCCTCGACGGCGGCTTGCGCATCGGCACCCGCGCCGGCGTGAAGACGCTCACGCGCAGTGAACGTGGCTACGAGGTCGACCTCGGCGCCTTCGCGATCGAGGCGACCGACACGCTCGTCCGCGCGAAGGGGCTGCCCGTCGCCCGTCCCGGTGTCGGCATCGACGTCGGCAACCCGCACGTGGTCGTGGCGGTGGCATCGGATGCCGAGCTCGAGGCGCTCGACCTGACCTACCAGCCCGTGCTCGACCCCGCTCCCCGGCACGGGGCGAACGTCGAGTTCGTCGTCCCGGCCGATCCCCTCGTCCAGGAGGGCGTCGGGGCGATCCGGCTACGCGTGTTCGAGCGCGGCGTGGGCGAGACGCTCAGCTGCGGCACCGGGGTCGCCGCGGCGGCCCTCGCCGTGCGGCACTGGGCGGGTTCGGCCGCGCCGGACGTCTGGACCGTCGACACCCCGGGCGGCACCTTGGGCGTGCGTGTGGCGGACGGGCACGTGTTCCTGTCGGGACCCGCATCCCTCGTGTTCACGGGCGAGGTGACGCTGGCCTGA
- a CDS encoding GNAT family acetyltransferase, translating to MSTLIRAFTLDDEDAVVALWEEAGLTRPWNDPRADIRRKLTVQPELFLVATDGDAVVGSVMAGYDGHRGWLYYLATAGTHRGKGIGAALVAEAERLLEAIGCPKVQLMVRPDNTGARGFYDALGYEPFETWATGRRLIVDGPGGPPPAR from the coding sequence GTGAGCACCCTCATCCGAGCCTTCACCCTCGACGACGAGGACGCCGTCGTGGCGCTGTGGGAGGAGGCCGGTCTCACCCGGCCGTGGAACGACCCGCGCGCGGACATCCGGCGCAAGCTCACCGTCCAGCCCGAACTCTTCCTGGTCGCGACGGACGGGGATGCCGTCGTGGGGAGCGTCATGGCCGGCTATGACGGGCACCGCGGGTGGCTGTACTACCTCGCCACCGCCGGTACGCACCGCGGGAAGGGGATCGGGGCGGCGCTCGTGGCCGAGGCCGAGCGCCTCCTGGAGGCGATCGGCTGCCCCAAGGTGCAGCTCATGGTGCGGCCCGACAACACCGGAGCCCGCGGTTTCTACGACGCTCTCGGGTACGAGCCCTTCGAGACGTGGGCCACGGGCAGACGTCTGATCGTCGACGGACCCGGCGGACCCCCTCCCGCACGCTGA
- the miaA gene encoding tRNA (adenosine(37)-N6)-dimethylallyltransferase MiaA has protein sequence MTAPTLWAVVGATGTGKTGLSLELAEALAARGRPAEIVNADAMQLYRGMDIGTAKLPEAERRGIPHHLFDALAVTDEAAVAWYQDAARAAIRGIHARGADAILVGGSGLYVSAVLWDFRFPPRDEALRAELEDELERHGSGVLFARLREADPAAAERIDPRNGRRVVRALEVLAQGGETHGGALPEAPELWHPDTRILATAIDRETLVPLLDARVEGMWSAGLVDEVEALRAEGLERGATAGRAIGYAQALAELRGDLTRDEAIAETQALTRRYARRQVSWFRRYRDARWVDARTADAATLTSDREERP, from the coding sequence GTGACCGCCCCGACCCTGTGGGCCGTCGTCGGTGCCACGGGTACCGGCAAGACGGGGCTCTCCCTCGAGCTCGCCGAAGCCCTCGCGGCCCGGGGCCGCCCCGCCGAGATCGTGAACGCCGACGCGATGCAGCTCTACCGCGGGATGGACATCGGCACCGCCAAGCTTCCCGAGGCGGAGCGCCGTGGCATCCCGCACCATCTCTTCGACGCTCTCGCGGTGACCGACGAGGCTGCGGTGGCCTGGTATCAGGATGCCGCCCGCGCGGCGATCCGCGGGATCCACGCCCGCGGCGCGGACGCGATCCTCGTCGGGGGATCGGGCCTGTACGTCTCGGCGGTGCTGTGGGACTTCCGATTCCCGCCGCGCGACGAGGCGCTGCGCGCGGAGCTCGAGGACGAGCTGGAACGGCACGGCTCCGGTGTCCTCTTCGCGCGCCTGCGGGAGGCGGATCCGGCGGCGGCGGAGCGCATCGATCCCCGCAACGGCCGTCGTGTCGTGCGGGCGCTCGAGGTACTCGCGCAGGGCGGCGAGACGCACGGGGGAGCCCTCCCCGAGGCGCCGGAGCTCTGGCATCCGGACACCCGCATCCTCGCGACGGCGATCGACCGGGAAACCCTGGTCCCTCTGCTCGATGCGCGGGTCGAGGGGATGTGGTCCGCGGGGCTCGTCGACGAAGTCGAGGCGCTGCGCGCGGAGGGACTCGAGCGGGGAGCGACGGCGGGACGCGCGATCGGCTACGCCCAGGCCCTCGCCGAGCTCCGCGGCGATCTCACGCGCGACGAGGCCATCGCCGAGACGCAGGCGCTCACGCGCCGATACGCGCGGCGACAGGTGTCGTGGTTCCGGCGGTACCGGGACGCGCGCTGGGTCGACGCACGGACCGCGGATGCCGCGACCCTGACGTCCGACCGAGAGGAACGCCCGTGA